The segment ATACAGCCTCAGAGCAAAGTGACTTAGGTCGATAGGCCAGATTTGAAAGTGAACGCCCAAATTTAAGGGTTGCTCCACCTAAAGTGCGCATCTTGGATGAAGGTGACAGACTTGGGTCCAGTAGGAGAAGGTCGAGCAGCCAGAATCTGGCACTTTTTCCCTTTGAGCACATGGGAGAAAGGGCCCTATGTCAGTATTGCTGCTTACTACATGTGTGCTTTATTGGCACATGTCAATAATCTCTTGAAAATGAATATTTGTTGTGTTTTACAGTAAATACAGACAAGGAATGGAGTGGGGGCAAGACTTATTCTTTGGTGGAAAGCTACTTCCGTGCTCCTGTGTTCTTAAATACAAAGAAGGGGGCAAAGCCACCACTTTTCTGTCGTCAGTTTTCGTCTGTCAGAGTCCTTGCTCAATTCCTAAGGGGTGGAAGTGTTTGGGGTCCAGTAGCATTCCCCCGACCCGTTGCAGAAGCCAAGGGTACCAGTGCACTCCATCGGTTTGTTGTTCTGCTGGACCCATCAGGGTGTAGAAGAAACGAAGCGGGGCAAGAACCCAATGGGCCAAATGGTGGTTGTCTAAAGCTGCATAGCACGATGCTAGAACGCTGTTCACCACGACGGAGCCGTGCTGGGTGAGTGGGGCGTACAAGCCAGTGCTCGGCCTCTCCTCTACAAAAGTCACAACAGCGCGTGTTGCCTCGGTTCCTTGCGAGGTTAGTATGCATTGACCCGGCCGGACCTCGCTGGCAAAAGTTGTCCTCGGACCGTCCCTGTTTGGTCCGCCCCGACAGTCTGTGACGAAGATGAGGTGTGCCGACGTCAGCGTGATATTACGTCCAGTGCTGGTTCCGATGATGGTGAAGATCTTCGTGACGTTGGGCTGGAGATCCAGAAACGATAAGACTAGACTGTAGAGAAGGCGGTGACGACCGTCAGAAGTGGAGGACGCCAGAACCCGCTCGCCGGGTCGGAGGTCACGCATCTGTTTAGTGACGCCGCCTTCAAGGGTGACTTCAGCGTCGGCAGGGAAACAACCTCCCGTTTTGGCTGCAACGGAATGCTCTGAAATCAAAATGAATAGAAAAATCAATCAAGGTGCAGCTCGTTTTTACTGTCAAGATCTaagatgtctatggatgttctctttcttccaggtcattgtattctcgggACATGCAATCGGTCACAACTGGACtgctcagtttgtcttagaagacgtttcacctctcatcaAAGACCTAGATTGGGCGGATCTAGTCTACTTGCCCCaactgtttgtcctccaacaaAAGTTGGGGATTTGGCACTAGCATCTGGACTAAGAATTGTCGGaggaagatatttacatatatccgaatttaagttgtacttcttttatttcatagtcatatttgaaaacagctcgtgttttccatttcttctcttgctgctttgtctgcaagtaaaccgtgtgtgttaaccttgagttctttgggaatgtattttgactagggagacgttgtgcatgtattatgactagggagagGGAAGAAAAGAGGGGGTTTTggggttgggaagacagaccattttagcggggcgatccgaatgttctatgctgtttctgtgaaagtatatttgcaaagctttgccaatccatccatccatcttcttccgcttatccgaggtcgggtcgcgggggcagcagcttaagcagggaagcccagacttccctctccccagccacttcgtccagctcctcccgggggatcccgaggcgttcccaggccagccgggagagatagtcttcccagcgtgtcctgggtcttccccgtggcctcctaccggtcggacgtgcccgaaacaccttcctagggaggcgttcgggtggcatcctgaccagatgcccgaaccacctcatctggctcctctcgatgtggaggagcagcggctttactttgagctccccccgaatgacagagcttctcaccctatctctaagggagagccccgccactcggcggaggaaactcatttgggccgcttgtacccgtgatcttgtcctttcggtcatgacccaaagctcatgaccataggtgaggatgggaacgtagatcgaccggtaaatcgagggctttgccttccggctcagctccttcttcaccacaacggatcgatacagcgtccgcattactgaagacgccgcaccgatccgcctgtcgatctcacgatccactcttcccccactcgtgaacaagactccgaggtacttgaactcctccacttggggcaagatctcctccccaaacccggagatggcactccacccttttccgggagagaaccacggactcggacttggaggtgctgattcccatcccagtcgcttcacactcggctgcgaaccgatccagtgagagctgaagatcttggccggaagaagccatcaggaccacatcatctgcaaatagcagtgacctttgccaatatattacaaaatacctattctgtctctggtggtttttcaactcagctttaagtgtcgtaaagagcttgggagcgacttgtgacttgaattccctgggaggaacaactggtccaaaacgcaacaggctCAATCTGAATTCTCACTCATCCCCCTTTCCTCTTCCCCCTTCGCCTTAACCCTCCCTCTTGACCCTTAGAATCTAGTGCCATTGCAAATTGGACGTAGGAATACTGACGTCGCTTGAGTCTCGCTACGTCATTGACCCTTGCCCAGTGAGGTCAAGCAGTTGcgacaaatgtttgtttactttcaagatgCCATCGCACGCGATGTCCGACTTTGCTTGGGCTCTGTTAATTTATTTCGCCTGTCAAGAAGAAGACAATTAAGAAGACAACGTTTTCTGGGAAATATGCAAGTGCTGGTACATCAGCCTACGGTATGTCAAATGTGTTTCATTGACCAAAGTGATTACAAGTAAGTTCTGGCTCGGTTTTAGGAAATCCACTATTTTTAACTGACACTCTTGTCGatgcaacaaaataaaacagaatGAACAATATTGCGGGTTGAAAGTGGATCCAATGAGTGTACACACAGTTGTGATATTCACGGTCAGGCCTGGAGTTAGAGTTATGTTAGCATGGTTGATCGTGATAAAGCAGGCGTTGATTATTAAGGTTGGTGTCGGCAGTGTGGCATCCAGACATGGCTGCGGTCAGCCAAGCTAGCGCCACCCTGCCATGCACTGTGGGGTAGTCACACCGAATCAAATAAAGTTTCAATAAAGCCATACCGACTGAGATTACTCTTTTGCATGTTCTTGGCTGCGTTGATTGTGGGACTTGACAAAATCTTGGGCGTCTTTGAGAGATGTGAGTCGCCGTCTCTTTCCATCCTCGGTTGAAACCATTAGCTTAGCCGGATAGTGGAGTGCTGGTTTGAGGCCCAGATTGTAGAGATCCCTCATGACGTCACGGTACACGGCCCGCTGTTCCAGTATTTCGGGGCAGTAGTCTTCGAAGATGTGTATCGGTGAGTCCTTGTACCTTAGTTTGCCTCTGCGTTTCCGAGCCTCCCGCACCACCAGCTCCCTCGTCTGGAATCGGTGGAAGCATATCACGATAGCCCGCGGCCTCTCACCGGGGCCTGGCTTTGCTGTTAGCGAGCGGTGGGCACGGTCCAGCTCCGGGGTCGACGACAGCGTGTGTTCACCCAGGACCTCGACCAGCAGTTGAGAGAAGAACGTTGTTGGATGTGGACCTTCAATGTTTTCAGGTACGCCAACAATTCGTATGTTGTTTCGACGACTTCTGCTCTCCAAGTCTATTAGCTTAGCTTTTAGCCTCGCGTTCTCCTCGGTTACGCATGTTAGCTTGGTGTTTATAGCCAGCAT is part of the Nerophis lumbriciformis linkage group LG31, RoL_Nlum_v2.1, whole genome shotgun sequence genome and harbors:
- the LOC133574268 gene encoding indian hedgehog B protein-like; translated protein: MRIHSRLFPAAVLLLLLLLLLAPASEGCGPGRGYGKRRLPKKLIPLALKQFSPNVAEKTLGASGRPEGKITRSSERFKELTPNYNTDIIFKDEEDTGADRLMTQRCKDKLNSLAISVMNMWPGVKLRVTEGWDEDGHHSEDSLHYEGRAVDITTSDRDRNKYAMLARLAVEAGFDWVYYESKAHVHCSVKSEHSVAAKTGGCFPADAEVTLEGGVTKQMRDLRPGERVLASSTSDGRHRLLYSLVLSFLDLQPNVTKIFTIIGTSTGRNITLTSAHLIFVTDCRGGPNRDGPRTTFASEVRPGQCILTSQGTEATRAVVTFVEERPSTGLYAPLTQHGSVVVNSVLASCYAALDNHHLAHWVLAPLRFFYTLMGPAEQQTDGVHWYPWLLQRVGGMLLDPKHFHPLGIEQGL